The genome window CTCCGGCGACCACGTCGCGATGCTGTCGCAGACCACCGGGCAGCTCTGGCTGACGTCGGTGCGGCAGCTCGACCAGTTCAACTCCGGCTCGGCGCCGACGATCGACCTCGGCGGCCGCGCCGTCGGCGCGATGGACCCGTCCGGCGTGCTGTTCGCCTACCAGCCGGCCAACCGCAGCCTGATCCGGGTCGATCTCGGCGGCGACCAGCCGGCGAGCAGCACGGAGAAGGTGCCGGCGCGCGGCGACGGCGCGCACGTCCAGCTCACCTCGGCGGGCGGCCAATGGGTGCTCTTCGACCCGGACCAGAAGACGCTCTGGGTCTCCGGCCGGTCGATCGACCTGGCCGCGGCGCTCGGCGAGGACTCCGACGCGGTCATCCAGCAGCCGTCCGCCGACGGCAGCGCGGTCTGGATCTCGACCGCGAGCGGACTGGTGCAGGTCCCGCTCGACGGGACGGCGCCCAAGCGGGTGCTCGGCACGGTGACCGGCGCCCCCGCCGCGCCGGTCGCCCTCGGCGGCTGCGTCTACACGGCCTGGAACTCCGGCGCGGCCTGGCGCACCTGCTCGACGCCGTCCTCCGGCACCCGCAGCACGCTCAGCCAGGTGCCGGCCGGCGCGGTGCTGTCGTTCCGGGTCAACCGCGACCGGGTGGTCCTCAACGACGCCAGGTCCGGCGTCTCGTGGGCCGTGCAGAGCGGGAACACGCGAATCGACAACTGGGACGAGCTGGTCGCCAAGAAGACGACGCAGGAGCTGGTCGACCAGTCCAAGCAGGACACCACCCCGCAGTACGCGAAGCAGGAGGAGCCGCCCGTCGCGGTGGACGACCACTTCGGAGCGCGACCGGGCCGCGTCACCCCGCTGCCGGTGCTGCTGAACGACTACGACCCCAACGGCGACGTCCTCACGATCGACTCGTTCACGGCCATCCCCGCGGATCAGGGCACGATCGAGCTGACCAACTCCGACCAGCTGCTGCAGATCACGCTGCCGCCGACGGCCAGCGGCTCGATCGGGTTCGACTACACGATCTCCGACGGCCGCGGCGGCACGGCGACGGCGCACGTCACGGTGACGGTCCGCACGCCCGACGAGAACTCGCCTCCGGTGTGCGTCCGCCCGGCGAAGGCCGTGGTGCAGGCGGGCGGCCGGGTGACCACCTCCACGCTGGGCGAGTGCTACGACCCGGACGGCGACCCGTTCTACCTCGCCGGAGCCTCCGTCCCCGCCCCGGACAGTGTGACCTTCACGCCGCAGGGCCAGGTCGCCTTCTCCGACCACGGCCAGGGCGGCGGCCTGAAGGACGTCACGCTGGTGCTCTCGGACGGGCGCGCGGAGTCGACGGGGCAGCTCGCGGTGACGGTCCAGCCGCCGGGGCAGGTGCCGATCATCGCCGATCCCTTCGCGGTGGTCACGTATCAGAGCCAGGAGACCACGATCCGCCCGCTCGACCACGTGCGCGGCGGCAACGGCGTGGTGCGGCTGAGCACCGTGCCGTCCAAGGCGGACGCGACGATCACGCCCGACTACCAGGGCGGGACGTTCCGGTTCCAGTCCGACCAGGCCGGGACCCACAACATCGAGTACTCGGTCACCGACGGCGTCGTCACCACGACCGGGCTGGTCAGGATCGAGGTGAAGGCTCCGCCGGGGGCGAAGACGGCCCCGATCGCGGTGCCGCACACCGCCTTCATCCGCGAGCAGTCCACGCAGGACGTGGACGTGCTCTCGACCGACATCGACCCGTCCGGCGGCGTGCTGCTGGTGACCGGGGTGACCGACCCGGCCCTCTCGACCGGGGTCAAGGTGCAGACCCTGCAGCAGCGGACGCTCCGGGTCACGCTGACCCGGCCGCTGGCCGCCCCGATCGACTTCCACTACCGGCTCAGCAACGGCCTGGCGGACACCGAGGGCACGGTCACGGTGATCCAGCTCCCGCCGTTGACGGTGCACCAACCGCCGATCGCCGTGCCGGACTCCGCCGCCGTGCGGGTGAACGACATCGTCGACATCCCGGTGCTCGCCAACGACATCCAGCCGGACGGCGACAAGCTCACGCTCGACCCGAAGCTCGCTACCCCGCTGCCGCCCGGCGCCGGCCTGCTGTTCGCGACGGGGGACCACCTGCGCTACCTCGCGCCGTCCAAGCCCGGCAACTACGTCGCCGCGTACCGGGTGTACGGCGCCGACGGGCAATGGGCCACCGCCGAGGTGAACATCGCGGTCCGCGAGCGCGACGTCGCCACGAACAACCCGCCCGTGCCCAAGACGGTCACGGCGCGGGTGCTCGCCGGCGACACCGTGCGGATCACCATCCCGCTCTCCGGGATCGACCCCGACGGCGACTCCGTGCAGTTCATCGGCCAGGAGACCAACCCGCAGAAGGGCGCCGTGGTCGCCTCCGGCCCGGACTGGATGGACTTCCAGGCCGGCGCGTACGCGGCGGGCACCGACACCTTCACCTACGCCGTCGTCGACGCGCTCGGCGCGCGGGCGACCGGCACCGTGCGCGTGGGCATCGCACCGCGGGTGGAGGGCGCACGCAACCCCGTCGCCGTCGAGGACGACGTCACGACCCGGCCGGGCAAGACCCTGAACGTCCAGGTGCTCGCCAACGACTCCGACCCGGACGGCAGCCCGCTCAGCGTGACCGCCGTGACCTCGCTCGACGGCAAGGCCAAGGCGAAGATCCAGGGCGACATCGTCGTGGTGACGGCTCCGCAGCAGGAGGGCGCCTACGGCTTCCTCTACACGATCCAGAACGACCACGGCGGTACCAGCCAGGCGTTCCTGCGGGTCACCGTCGACAAGAACGCGCCGCCCGCGCGCCCGGTCGTGAGCGACACGCAACTCGGCCTCTCCGACATCCTCGGACGGCAGACGGTGGACGTGAACGTGCTGTCCAACGTGTTCTTCGCCGACGGCCCGGTGTCGACGCTCACGCTCTCGGTCGTCCCCGGCTACGGCAGCACCGCGACGGTGACCGAGGGCAAGCGCGTCCACGTCACGATCACGGCGAAGAGCCAGATCATTCCGTTCAAGGTCGCGAACCCCGAGGACGAGTCGATCGCCGGCTACGGGTTCGTGCGGGTGCCGGGCTACGACGACGCTCTGCCGCAGCTGAAGCGCGGCGCCCCGAAGCTCTCGGTGGTCAGCGAGAAGACGCTCACCATCCACCTGAACGACTACATCGTGGCCGTCGGCGGCCGCAAGGTGAAGCTGACCGACGCCGCCACCGTGCGGGCGTCGCACGCCAACGGCGACGACCTCGTGGTCAACTCCGACACCCTGCAGTACACGTCCTCCGCCCGGTACTTCGGCCCGGCGAGCATCTCCTTCCAGGTGACGGACGGCAACAGCGCGACCGACCCGAACGGGAACGTGGCTACCATCGTGCTGCCCATCGACGTGACGCCGCGCGAGAACCAGCCGCCGGTGTTCACCGGCGCGCTCATCGACTTCGAGCCGGGGCAGTCGAAGACGGTCGACCTGACCAAGCTGACCAGCTACCCGTACGCCAAGGACCAGAACGAGCTCCAGTACTCGATCCAGAACCCGCGGCCGGACGGCGTCTCGCTGTCGCTCTCCGATCAGAAGCTGACGATCTCGGTGGGCGCGGGCGTGCCGAAGGGCAGCCAGCCGTCGATCTCGATCGGGGTCAAGGACGCCGTCAACGCCGGCCAGGCCGGGCGCATCGACCTCAACGTCGTGCCGTCCACCCGGCCGCTGGCCAGCCCGCAGCCGGACCGCGTCATCGCGCCGCGCGGGCAGACGACGACGGTGGACGTGCTGGCCAACGACGCCGCCACCAACCCGTTCCCAGGCAAGCCGCTGCGCGTGATCGCGGTCCGTGGGCTCGGCGGCGCGCTGCCGGACGGCGTCGCCATCACGCCGAGCGCCGACAACTCGGTGCTGCAGATCACCGTGTCCAGCACGGCGGCGCCGCAGGACACCACGCTGCAGTACGAGGTGGCCGACGCGACCAACGACCCGGACCGCTACACCTGGGGGACCGTGACCGTCTCGGTGCAGGACCGGCCGGCGCCGGTCTCGAACGTCCAGATCGGCGCGATCGGGGACCGCAGCCTGACGCTGAGCTGGACGCCCGGCGCCTTCAACAACTCGCCGATCACCGGCTTCCAGGTGACCATGACGAGCGCGGCGACGGGCGCGGTCCTCGGCACGACGCAGTGCACGACCACGGTGTGCGCGATCACCACGCCGGGCAACGGCCGGGCGAACGCCGTCGTGCTGTCCGTGCAGGCCCGCAACGCGCTCGGGCTCTCCGACCCGACGAACTACGTCGAGCCGGTCTGGTCCGACGTGGTGCCGAACGCGCCGGCGAACCTCAACTCGACGCCGCTGAACAACGGCCTCCGGATCACCTGGAACCGGCCGGCGAACGCACCGGGCGCCAGCCCCATCACGTCCTACCTCGTGACCGTGGGCGGCATCACCAACGCCCTGCAGGTCTCTCCCGGCGACAGCGGCAGCTACGCGCTCAACGTCACCGACCCCGGCATCGCCAACGGCGCCGCGATCGGCTTCACGGTCGCCAGCCGCAACGACTTCTACCAGGGCAGGACGACCTGGAACCAGACGTCGGGGAGCGGCGTGCCGGCCGGCGCTCCCGTGCTGACCGGGGTCGCGCCCGTCGCGACGCCCAACAACACCAACGGGTCGAGCGCCACCCTGACCTGGTCCAGCGTGTTCGGCGCCAACGGAAAGGCGATCACCGACTACTACGCCGGCGTCTTCCAGGGCGGCGCGCAGCCCGGCTGCAGTGTGACCGGCGTCGAGTCCGGCGCGCCCGTGCTGCACGTCGACCCCGAGTCGTCGTCGTTCATCCACACCCAGGGCGGCAGCGCGACCTTCACCGGGCTGCAGCCCAACCAGAGCTACAATTTCGTGGTCTACGCCTACAACGGGCAGGGCTGCACCGCGAGCGCCGTCATCTCGGCGACCCAGCGCCTGGCCCCGGGATCGGTGCGCGACGTCGCGATCAGCGGCCCGGTGCCGAGTTCGTCGAACACGTGGGACTTCCAGGCGTCGGTCTCGTACCAGAACGGCAGCGGCAGCAGCCCGGTGGTGAACTACCAGCTGCTCGGCGACAACGGCGTGGTCGAGAACGGCCAGCTGGGCGGCACCAGCGGCATGGTCAACGCGGGCAACGGAGCGCACTACGGGACGGGCCTCACGCTCAGCATCACGAGCATCTGCGAGACCTATCCCGACGGCTCGCAGCTCTGCTCGCCGGAGACCTTCATCAAGCGGATGGGCGTCGCGGTGAGCTCGGCGATCGGCGGCGCGCGCTACGACCCGACGACCCGGACGTTCACCTGGACCAGCTGGCCGACCGGGTCCGGCTACACCCGGGTGACGTACACCTGCGACGGCACCACCGAGTTCGACATGCCGCCGGTCGGCCAGACCGCGGTCTGCGTCGCTCCGCCCGGTGGAGGCGACCCGGTCCTGACGGTGACGGTCTCCGCGAACAACGACACGTACCGCACCCCGTATCCAGCCTCAGGCATGCCATGACCGACGGCAGGCATACTGAGGACGGCGCGCGCGCAGGCGCCGCGCTGCTCGCGCACCCCACGCACACCGAGAGAGGCGACAGCATGACGATGACCCCCGAGCAGGCCGGCTGGTTCTCGGGCGTGTTCGACCGCCTCGTGCAGAACATCGACCGTGTGCTCCTGGGCAAGTCGCATGTCATCCGCCTGGCCCTCGTCGCGCTGCTGAGCGAGGGGCACCTGCTGCTCGAGGACTACCCGGGCACCGGCAAGACCTCGCTGGCGCGCGCGATGGCCGAGAGCGTCCGCGGCACGACCAACCGCGTCCAGTTCACCCCCGACCTACTGCCCGGCGACATCACCGGCGTGAACATCTACGACCAGCGCACCGGGGCGTTCGAGTTCCACCGCGGCCCGGTGTTCGCCAACATCGTCCTGGCGGACGAGATCAACCGCGCCTCGCCCAAGACCCAGTCCGCGCTCCTGGAGGTCATGGAGGAGCAGCAGGTGACGGTCGACGGCGTGCGCCACCAGGTGGGCGAGCCGTTCATGGTGATCGCGACGCAGAACCCGATCGAGCAGGCCGGCACCTACCGGCTGCCCGAGGCGCAGCTCGACCGCTTCCTGATGAAGGCGTCCATCGGCTACCCCGACCACGAGGCGACCCTCCGGATCCTGGAGGGCGCGGAGCGGCGGGCCCACGAGATCGTCGTGCCCGAGATCATCTCCGCCGAGACGGTCATCGAGATGGCCGACCTCGCCCGCGGCGTCCACGTCGACCCGACGATCAACGACTACGTGTCCCGGCTGGTCGACGCGAGCCGCTCCGCCGACGAGATCCGGCTCGGCGTCAGCGTGCGCGGCGCGCTGGCGCTCGTCCGCGCCGCCAAGACCCTCGCGGCGGCGTCCGGCCGCTACTACGTGACCCCGGACGACGTGAAGGCGCTGGCCGAGCCCGTGCTCGCGCACCGCCTGGTGCTCGACCCGGAGGCCGAGTTCGAGGGCGTCACCGCCTCCAGCGTCGTCGGCCAGCTCCTCATCGAGGTCCCGCCGCCGAGCGATCGGGCCGCCGTGTGACCAGCACCGTCAGCCGCACCCAGGTCGAGCTCACCAACGCCAGGGCCCGGATCGTCGGTGAGCGCGAGGGCGTGCTCGCCGACCTCATCGTCGGGGTCGTCCGCTCCGGCTCCGCCGTCGGGCGGACCGTCGCGACGGCCGCGCGGACCCTCGGCGGCGTCGTCACGCCGCTGGGCTGGTCGATGCTCGCGGTCACTGTGCTCGCGCTGGTGGCCGGCTACACGCTCGGCTGGACGGAGGCGGTGGTGGCGGGCTGGATGGCCGGCGCCCTGCTGGCGATCGCCTCGCTCTACCTCGCGGGACGGATCGCGTACGACGTCGGCCTGACGCTGCCCACGAACCGGGTGGTCGTCGGCGACCGCGCACCGGGCGAGGTGACGGTGCGCAACCCGGCCAGGCGGCGCCTGCCGGGCGTGCGCGTGGAGATCCCGGTCGGTACGGGGCTGGCCGAGTTCGCCGCGCCCGCGCTGGCGAGCGGCGAGGAGCACTCCGACGTGTTCGTCGTGCCGACCAGCCGTAGGGGGATCGTGCCCATCGGACCGGTCCGCACCGTCCGCGCCGACCCGGTCGGGCTGCTGCGCAGGGAGATGGTCTGGGCGGAGTCGCTGGACCTCTTCGTCCACCCGCGGACCATCGCCATCCCGAGCATGAGCACGGGCTTCGTGCGCGACCTGGAGGGCGCGCCGACCAGGGACCTCACCCAGAGCGACGTGGCCTTCCACGCGCTGCGCGAGTACATGCCGGGCGACGAGCGGCGCAACATCCACTGGAAGAGCACCGCGAAGACCGGCAGCTACATGGTCCGCCAGTTCGAGGAGACCCGGCGCAGCCACCTGCTGGTCGCCCTCAGCCTGTCCGAGGCCGACTACGCGACGGAGGAGGAGTTCGAGCTCGCCGTGAGCGCGACGGGCTCGCTCGGCGTCCGGGCGATGCTCGACTCGCGCACCGTCTCGGTCGTGGCGAGCGCGGAGACCCCCCAGTTCGCCAAGCGGGTGCTGTTCAGCGCCCGCCGGCTGAGCACCGTCGGCCGCGGCCGGCTGCTCGACGACCTGGCCGGGGTGGAGACGGCGGAGTCGGCGCTGCGCCTCCCCGAGCTCGCCCAGGTGGCGAGCGAGGACGCTGCGGGCACCTCGATCGCGTTCCTGCTGTGCGGGTCGACGGTGACGG of Leifsonia shinshuensis contains these proteins:
- a CDS encoding AAA family ATPase, whose amino-acid sequence is MTMTPEQAGWFSGVFDRLVQNIDRVLLGKSHVIRLALVALLSEGHLLLEDYPGTGKTSLARAMAESVRGTTNRVQFTPDLLPGDITGVNIYDQRTGAFEFHRGPVFANIVLADEINRASPKTQSALLEVMEEQQVTVDGVRHQVGEPFMVIATQNPIEQAGTYRLPEAQLDRFLMKASIGYPDHEATLRILEGAERRAHEIVVPEIISAETVIEMADLARGVHVDPTINDYVSRLVDASRSADEIRLGVSVRGALALVRAAKTLAAASGRYYVTPDDVKALAEPVLAHRLVLDPEAEFEGVTASSVVGQLLIEVPPPSDRAAV
- a CDS encoding Ig-like domain-containing protein, whose amino-acid sequence is MRAEDRLAVIRSWLLAHKSIAATTLSGTVVAAVVATLAVVSGGYSAQHLQLNDAAVWVASDAKKALGRANTQIDSLNSIVAGTGEALDVVQDGQNVLLLDKEANTVAVVDPATAQAGKSVALPPRSPQVAVSGDHVAMLSQTTGQLWLTSVRQLDQFNSGSAPTIDLGGRAVGAMDPSGVLFAYQPANRSLIRVDLGGDQPASSTEKVPARGDGAHVQLTSAGGQWVLFDPDQKTLWVSGRSIDLAAALGEDSDAVIQQPSADGSAVWISTASGLVQVPLDGTAPKRVLGTVTGAPAAPVALGGCVYTAWNSGAAWRTCSTPSSGTRSTLSQVPAGAVLSFRVNRDRVVLNDARSGVSWAVQSGNTRIDNWDELVAKKTTQELVDQSKQDTTPQYAKQEEPPVAVDDHFGARPGRVTPLPVLLNDYDPNGDVLTIDSFTAIPADQGTIELTNSDQLLQITLPPTASGSIGFDYTISDGRGGTATAHVTVTVRTPDENSPPVCVRPAKAVVQAGGRVTTSTLGECYDPDGDPFYLAGASVPAPDSVTFTPQGQVAFSDHGQGGGLKDVTLVLSDGRAESTGQLAVTVQPPGQVPIIADPFAVVTYQSQETTIRPLDHVRGGNGVVRLSTVPSKADATITPDYQGGTFRFQSDQAGTHNIEYSVTDGVVTTTGLVRIEVKAPPGAKTAPIAVPHTAFIREQSTQDVDVLSTDIDPSGGVLLVTGVTDPALSTGVKVQTLQQRTLRVTLTRPLAAPIDFHYRLSNGLADTEGTVTVIQLPPLTVHQPPIAVPDSAAVRVNDIVDIPVLANDIQPDGDKLTLDPKLATPLPPGAGLLFATGDHLRYLAPSKPGNYVAAYRVYGADGQWATAEVNIAVRERDVATNNPPVPKTVTARVLAGDTVRITIPLSGIDPDGDSVQFIGQETNPQKGAVVASGPDWMDFQAGAYAAGTDTFTYAVVDALGARATGTVRVGIAPRVEGARNPVAVEDDVTTRPGKTLNVQVLANDSDPDGSPLSVTAVTSLDGKAKAKIQGDIVVVTAPQQEGAYGFLYTIQNDHGGTSQAFLRVTVDKNAPPARPVVSDTQLGLSDILGRQTVDVNVLSNVFFADGPVSTLTLSVVPGYGSTATVTEGKRVHVTITAKSQIIPFKVANPEDESIAGYGFVRVPGYDDALPQLKRGAPKLSVVSEKTLTIHLNDYIVAVGGRKVKLTDAATVRASHANGDDLVVNSDTLQYTSSARYFGPASISFQVTDGNSATDPNGNVATIVLPIDVTPRENQPPVFTGALIDFEPGQSKTVDLTKLTSYPYAKDQNELQYSIQNPRPDGVSLSLSDQKLTISVGAGVPKGSQPSISIGVKDAVNAGQAGRIDLNVVPSTRPLASPQPDRVIAPRGQTTTVDVLANDAATNPFPGKPLRVIAVRGLGGALPDGVAITPSADNSVLQITVSSTAAPQDTTLQYEVADATNDPDRYTWGTVTVSVQDRPAPVSNVQIGAIGDRSLTLSWTPGAFNNSPITGFQVTMTSAATGAVLGTTQCTTTVCAITTPGNGRANAVVLSVQARNALGLSDPTNYVEPVWSDVVPNAPANLNSTPLNNGLRITWNRPANAPGASPITSYLVTVGGITNALQVSPGDSGSYALNVTDPGIANGAAIGFTVASRNDFYQGRTTWNQTSGSGVPAGAPVLTGVAPVATPNNTNGSSATLTWSSVFGANGKAITDYYAGVFQGGAQPGCSVTGVESGAPVLHVDPESSSFIHTQGGSATFTGLQPNQSYNFVVYAYNGQGCTASAVISATQRLAPGSVRDVAISGPVPSSSNTWDFQASVSYQNGSGSSPVVNYQLLGDNGVVENGQLGGTSGMVNAGNGAHYGTGLTLSITSICETYPDGSQLCSPETFIKRMGVAVSSAIGGARYDPTTRTFTWTSWPTGSGYTRVTYTCDGTTEFDMPPVGQTAVCVAPPGGGDPVLTVTVSANNDTYRTPYPASGMP
- a CDS encoding DUF58 domain-containing protein codes for the protein MTSTVSRTQVELTNARARIVGEREGVLADLIVGVVRSGSAVGRTVATAARTLGGVVTPLGWSMLAVTVLALVAGYTLGWTEAVVAGWMAGALLAIASLYLAGRIAYDVGLTLPTNRVVVGDRAPGEVTVRNPARRRLPGVRVEIPVGTGLAEFAAPALASGEEHSDVFVVPTSRRGIVPIGPVRTVRADPVGLLRREMVWAESLDLFVHPRTIAIPSMSTGFVRDLEGAPTRDLTQSDVAFHALREYMPGDERRNIHWKSTAKTGSYMVRQFEETRRSHLLVALSLSEADYATEEEFELAVSATGSLGVRAMLDSRTVSVVASAETPQFAKRVLFSARRLSTVGRGRLLDDLAGVETAESALRLPELAQVASEDAAGTSIAFLLCGSTVTATQLRAAAAHFPLGVDVVAIVCDEGAVPTLRRVADLSVLTIGYLEDLQRSLAKRLAT